In the genome of Fusarium poae strain DAOMC 252244 chromosome 1, whole genome shotgun sequence, the window CCATCGGCAAGGAGAAGGCTGACGAGGTCATGGACCGCATCCGTCGTGTCGCCGGTGAGTCTTGGTATTGTACAATTGATATTGTCCAGCAGCTAATTCACAATCCAGATAACTGCCAGTCTCTTCAGGGTTTCCTGATCTTCCACTCTTTCGGTGGTGGTACCGGTTCTGGTTTCGGTGCTCTCCTCCTCGAGCGTCTCTCCACCGAGTACGGCAAGAAGTCCAAGCTCGAGTTCGCTGTCTACCCTGCTCCCCGAACATCGACTGCCGTTGTTGAGCCTTACAATGCTGTCCTGTCTACTCACAGCACCATTGAGAACTCCGACTGTACTTTCCTTGTTGATAACGAGGCTGTCTACGATATCTGCCGTCGCAACCTCGATATTCCTCGACCCTCATACGAGCACCTGAACCGTCTCATCGCCCAGGTTGTCAGCTCCATCACCTCGTCTCTCCGATTCGACGGTGCCCTCAACGTCGATCTCAACGAGTTCCAGACCAACCTGGTCCCCTACCCCCGAATCCACTACCCTCTCATCAGCTACGCTCCTGTTATTTCTGCCAACAAGAGCGAGCacgagagcttcaaggtTCAGGAGCTTACCTTCCAGTGTAAGTTATGCGCATGATTACCGGCCCGTTACCGATACTAACCTTGTTTAGGCTTTGAGCCCAACAACCAGATGGTCGTCTGTGACCCTCGAAACGGCAAGTACATGGCTGTCGCTCTTCTGTACCGCGGTGATGTTGTTCCTCGCGACTGCAACGCCGCCATCGCTTCCCTCAAAGCCAAGGCCTCATTCAACCTTGTTGAGTGGTGCCCCACTGGTTTCAAGCTCGGAATCAACTACCAGAAGCCCATGGCTGTCCCTGCCCCTGCTGAGGCTGGTGGTCTTGCTCCCGTCAAGCGATCCGTCTCCATGCTTTCCAACACCACCGCCATCGCTGAGGCCTGGTCGCGTCTTGACTACAAGTTCGACCTCATGCACAGCAAGCGTGCCTTCGTCCACTGGTACGTTGGTGAGGGTATGGAGGAAGGAGAGTTCACTGAGGCCCGAGAGGATCTCGCTGCTCTGGAGAAGGATTATGAAGAGGTTGCTGCCGACTCCTTCGAGCCCGAGGAGGAACTCGAGTACTAGACAGTCGCATAATGTGACATTGTGTAATCTCTTTCGACTTCTTTGATGGCATGTTTTAGCGATAGCTCGGACAGGG includes:
- the TUB1_1 gene encoding alpha-tubulin (BUSCO:22583at5125), whose protein sequence is MKGEILHLHLGQAGTQLGNSAWELYLLEHGLGPDGRPDPNAPDIGDPGSFETFFTETNSGKYVPRSLFVDLDPSPIDEIRTGEYRNLFHPELLVSGKEDAANNYARGHYTIGKEKADEVMDRIRRVADNCQSLQGFLIFHSFGGGTGSGFGALLLERLSTEYGKKSKLEFAVYPAPRTSTAVVEPYNAVLSTHSTIENSDCTFLVDNEAVYDICRRNLDIPRPSYEHLNRLIAQVVSSITSSLRFDGALNVDLNEFQTNLVPYPRIHYPLISYAPVISANKSEHESFKVQELTFQCFEPNNQMVVCDPRNGKYMAVALLYRGDVVPRDCNAAIASLKAKASFNLVEWCPTGFKLGINYQKPMAVPAPAEAGGLAPVKRSVSMLSNTTAIAEAWSRLDYKFDLMHSKRAFVHWYVGEGMEEGEFTEAREDLAALEKDYEEVAADSFEPEEELEY